A single region of the Nocardioides sp. W7 genome encodes:
- a CDS encoding SpoIIE family protein phosphatase codes for MRLTREAGVNPADPFPDLFADAPCGYAVLSAPDGTLTHVNAEFERLVGRPVSDLLGTATLASLLTVGGRILLETHLLPMLEHDRAIREVALDVLRPDGSRIPVLLNANTSSDDPTLRVVLFEARERHRYEHDLLAAKRAAELAREAATALAQTLQRTLIPPAPPRIPHLDVAAAYRPAGDGSVVGGDFYDVFQVGPDAWWIVLGDVSGKGVSAAAVTSFVRYTTRALALDHPDPSELLQHLDRALHAHGTDHYCTAVVTTLTRQDDTWSVRLALAGHPPALLRDAAGRVRELGVPGTPVGLVDAARFTTVTHLLRDETITLYTDGVTEARGHDGLYGETRLQSLLEQCSHRPHAITDRITDEVLRYQHGVASDDIAVVTFAARPA; via the coding sequence GTGCGCCTCACCCGTGAGGCCGGCGTGAACCCGGCCGATCCGTTCCCCGACCTCTTCGCCGACGCCCCCTGCGGCTACGCCGTGCTGTCGGCACCCGACGGGACGCTGACCCACGTGAACGCCGAGTTCGAGCGGCTCGTGGGCCGTCCGGTCTCGGACCTGCTCGGGACGGCCACGCTCGCCTCGCTGCTGACGGTCGGCGGCCGGATCCTCCTCGAGACCCACCTGCTGCCGATGCTCGAGCACGACCGGGCGATCCGCGAGGTCGCCCTCGACGTGCTACGTCCCGACGGCTCGCGGATCCCGGTCCTCCTCAACGCCAACACCTCGTCCGACGACCCCACCCTGCGCGTCGTCCTCTTCGAGGCGCGCGAGCGGCACCGCTACGAGCACGACCTCCTCGCGGCCAAGCGGGCGGCGGAACTGGCGCGCGAGGCGGCGACCGCCCTCGCCCAGACGCTGCAACGGACCCTGATCCCGCCGGCGCCGCCCCGGATCCCACACCTGGACGTGGCGGCGGCGTACCGCCCGGCCGGGGACGGCAGCGTGGTCGGCGGGGACTTCTACGACGTCTTCCAGGTCGGTCCGGACGCCTGGTGGATCGTCCTCGGCGACGTGAGCGGCAAGGGGGTGTCGGCTGCCGCGGTGACCTCCTTCGTCCGTTACACCACCCGCGCCCTCGCCCTCGACCACCCGGACCCGAGCGAGCTGCTCCAGCACCTCGACCGGGCCCTGCACGCCCACGGCACCGACCACTACTGCACCGCGGTCGTGACGACCCTGACCCGCCAGGACGACACCTGGAGCGTGCGTCTCGCGCTCGCGGGCCACCCGCCGGCGCTGCTGCGGGACGCCGCGGGCCGGGTCCGGGAGCTCGGCGTACCGGGCACTCCGGTCGGCCTGGTCGACGCGGCAAGGTTCACCACGGTCACGCACCTGCTGCGGGACGAGACCATCACGCTGTACACAGACGGGGTGACCGAGGCCCGCGGCCACGACGGTCTCTACGGCGAGACGCGGCTCCAGTCACTCCTCGAGCAGTGCAGCCATCGTCCGCACGCGATCACCGACCGGATCACCGACGAGGTCCTGCGCTACCAGCACGGCGTGGCGAGCGACGACATCGCCGTCGTCACCTTCGCCGCCCGCCCGGCATAG
- a CDS encoding MFS transporter codes for MTSSLSSPGRVPPAPDIPTPGNAIVGVLAFAGITAALMQTLVVPLIGDLPRLLDTSASNASWVITVTLLAAAVATPVSGRLGDLYGKRRIMLICALVLIAGSVLCALSSSVVPMIVGRALQGAEMGLVPLGVSAMRDLLPGEKLGRAIALMSASMGIGAALGLPIAAAVADNTSWHVLFWGASVLAVIVGVLIYLFVPATPITAVGRFDPIGAVGLGAGLVCLLLGVSKGADWGWGSATTIGLLVGAVVILLAWGWFELRTDDPLVDLRVTARPVVLLTNTASLVIGFSMYASSLIIPQLLQLPTETGYGLGQDMLQMGLWMAPGGFMMMLISPLGAKISHLRGPKVTLALGAVVISAGYLAAVLLMGSTWGLLVAVCIINSGVGFAYGAMPALIMGSVPVSETGSANSFNTLTRSVGTSIAAAVVGVVLAQMTTGFGGYAVPSESGFRTGLVIAAAVAALAALIASQIPNRASLEAEDRIEHPELAEDDDVVEGAR; via the coding sequence GTGACTTCATCGCTCTCCTCGCCCGGCCGCGTGCCACCGGCTCCTGACATCCCGACCCCCGGCAACGCGATCGTCGGCGTACTCGCCTTCGCCGGCATCACCGCGGCGCTGATGCAGACCCTGGTCGTGCCCCTCATCGGCGACCTCCCACGACTTCTCGACACCTCGGCCTCCAACGCGTCGTGGGTGATCACCGTGACGCTGCTGGCCGCTGCCGTGGCGACCCCGGTCAGTGGCCGGCTCGGCGACCTGTACGGCAAGCGCCGGATCATGCTGATCTGCGCGCTCGTACTCATCGCCGGTTCGGTCCTGTGCGCGCTGTCCTCGTCGGTCGTGCCGATGATCGTCGGACGCGCGTTGCAGGGCGCCGAGATGGGACTCGTCCCGCTCGGCGTCAGCGCGATGCGGGACCTGCTGCCGGGCGAGAAGCTCGGCAGGGCGATCGCCCTGATGAGCGCCTCGATGGGCATCGGCGCCGCCCTGGGCCTGCCGATCGCGGCGGCGGTCGCCGACAACACCAGCTGGCACGTCCTCTTCTGGGGCGCCTCGGTCCTCGCGGTGATCGTCGGGGTCCTGATCTACCTCTTCGTGCCGGCGACCCCGATCACCGCGGTGGGTCGGTTCGACCCGATCGGCGCCGTCGGTCTCGGCGCGGGCCTGGTCTGCCTGCTCCTGGGCGTCTCGAAGGGCGCCGACTGGGGCTGGGGGAGCGCGACCACGATCGGCCTTCTCGTCGGGGCCGTCGTCATCCTGCTCGCCTGGGGCTGGTTCGAGCTGCGCACCGACGACCCGCTGGTCGACCTGCGCGTCACCGCGCGGCCGGTCGTGCTGCTGACCAACACCGCCTCGCTGGTCATCGGGTTCTCGATGTACGCCTCGTCGCTCATCATCCCGCAGCTCCTGCAGCTGCCGACCGAGACCGGCTACGGGCTGGGTCAGGACATGCTGCAGATGGGCCTGTGGATGGCGCCCGGCGGTTTCATGATGATGTTGATCTCACCGCTCGGCGCCAAGATCTCCCACCTGCGGGGCCCGAAGGTCACCCTCGCCCTGGGGGCGGTCGTCATCTCCGCCGGCTACCTGGCCGCCGTCCTCCTGATGGGCTCGACCTGGGGCCTGCTGGTCGCGGTCTGCATCATCAACAGCGGTGTCGGCTTCGCCTACGGCGCGATGCCCGCCCTGATCATGGGCTCCGTCCCCGTCTCGGAGACCGGCTCCGCGAACAGCTTCAACACGCTGACCCGCTCGGTCGGTACGTCGATCGCCGCCGCCGTGGTCGGCGTCGTCCTCGCCCAGATGACGACCGGCTTCGGTGGCTACGCCGTCCCGAGCGAGTCCGGGTTCCGCACCGGCCTGGTCATCGCTGCCGCCGTCGCCGCCCTGGCGGCGCTGATCGCCAGCCAGATCCCGAATCGCGCCAGCCTCGAGGCCGAGGACCGGATCGAGCACCCCGAGCTCGCCGAGGATGACGACGTCGTCGAAGGCGCGAGGTGA
- a CDS encoding ABC transporter ATP-binding protein, producing MISASRIGFAYGDHAVLDSVDLAAPHGQVLGLVGPNGSGKSTLLRILYGSLRTRQGVVLIDHDELTALTAREIARRVSVVVQETSGDLPLLVSDMVLLGRTPHRTGFTRRGAEDERVAAAALAQVGALELAGKPFDGLSGGERQRVLIARALAQESTHLLLDEPTNHLDVRYQHEVLELARSLAVDGGRTVVVVLHDLNLAATYCDSLILLQRGRVVAAGTPDDVLVPENLEPVYEIGVRRLDLDDGFQLAFRPRTTQPRSPERTHP from the coding sequence ATGATCTCCGCCAGCCGGATCGGCTTCGCCTACGGCGACCACGCCGTGCTGGACTCCGTGGACCTGGCGGCCCCGCATGGGCAGGTGCTCGGGCTCGTCGGGCCGAACGGGTCGGGGAAGTCGACGCTGCTCCGCATCCTGTACGGATCGCTGCGGACCCGGCAGGGCGTCGTACTCATCGATCACGACGAGCTCACCGCGCTGACCGCCCGGGAGATCGCCCGCCGGGTCTCCGTCGTGGTCCAGGAGACCTCCGGCGACCTGCCGCTGCTGGTCTCGGACATGGTGCTGCTGGGACGGACCCCGCACCGCACGGGCTTCACCCGTCGCGGCGCCGAGGACGAGCGGGTCGCCGCCGCGGCCCTGGCGCAGGTCGGTGCTCTGGAGCTGGCCGGCAAGCCCTTCGACGGGCTGTCGGGCGGCGAGCGCCAACGGGTGCTCATCGCCCGGGCCCTGGCCCAGGAGTCCACCCACCTGCTGCTCGACGAGCCGACCAACCATCTCGACGTGCGCTACCAGCACGAGGTCCTGGAGCTGGCGCGCTCGCTGGCCGTCGACGGCGGGCGAACCGTCGTCGTCGTCCTGCACGACCTGAACCTGGCCGCCACCTACTGCGACTCGCTGATCCTGCTGCAGCGAGGACGGGTGGTCGCCGCCGGCACCCCGGACGACGTCCTGGTGCCCGAGAACCTCGAACCCGTCTACGAGATCGGCGTCCGCCGGCTGGACCTCGACGACGGCTTCCAGCTGGCCTTCCGGCCTCGCACCACCCAGCCCCGATCCCCTGAGAGGACCCACCCATGA
- a CDS encoding pyridoxamine 5'-phosphate oxidase family protein: MNTVPIGNAHLAELPAFECWSLLESAEIARVAWNGPQGVFIVPVNYTITDGALWFRTTASAEVVSDGSGQWVAVEVDSLDPETRSGWSVVVRGAVELVDAQDAPDRLAELRVWAPGLRTTYARIEPGEISGRRLLPPREAEPAAGA; the protein is encoded by the coding sequence ATGAACACCGTCCCGATCGGCAATGCCCACCTGGCAGAGCTACCGGCCTTCGAGTGCTGGTCCCTGCTGGAGTCCGCGGAGATCGCCCGGGTCGCCTGGAACGGTCCGCAGGGCGTGTTCATCGTGCCGGTGAACTACACCATCACCGACGGGGCCCTGTGGTTCCGCACCACGGCGTCGGCCGAGGTGGTGAGCGACGGGTCCGGTCAGTGGGTCGCGGTCGAGGTGGACAGCCTCGACCCGGAGACGCGGTCGGGCTGGAGCGTCGTGGTCCGGGGTGCGGTCGAGCTGGTCGACGCCCAGGACGCGCCCGACCGGCTGGCCGAGCTGCGCGTGTGGGCGCCGGGGCTCCGGACGACCTACGCCCGGATCGAGCCCGGCGAGATCTCCGGCCGCCGGCTGCTGCCGCCGCGTGAGGCCGAACCGGCGGCCGGAGCCTGA
- a CDS encoding DUF4193 domain-containing protein — translation MATDYDASRKTEDEQKEESLEARRLTSGDQDKTSGKVDEDEAEIADSYELPGADLSHETLTIEVTPKQADEFTCTGCFLVQHVSRRSAPSVDLCNDCA, via the coding sequence ATGGCCACTGACTACGACGCATCCCGCAAGACGGAAGACGAACAGAAGGAAGAGAGCCTGGAGGCTCGCCGCCTCACCTCGGGCGATCAGGACAAGACCTCGGGGAAGGTGGACGAGGACGAGGCCGAGATCGCCGACTCCTACGAGCTGCCGGGCGCGGACCTGTCCCACGAGACCCTCACCATCGAGGTGACCCCGAAGCAGGCCGACGAGTTCACCTGCACCGGGTGCTTCCTCGTCCAGCACGTGTCCCGCCGGTCCGCGCCCTCTGTGGACCTCTGCAACGACTGCGCCTGA
- a CDS encoding MarR family transcriptional regulator, with product MTDRAMNFDDLQLETMLFARHVVPVRRSGSEQQLRLERSGYTLLLRIRAEQLMSIPELSEALGLDVSTLNRQTAALQKSGHLERVPDPAGGIARKFRVTAAGLADLEADRQARAAGLQRLLSTWSKADIDQFAGHLRRFNSDLESIDGRPWPRD from the coding sequence ATGACGGACCGAGCCATGAACTTCGACGACCTGCAGCTGGAGACCATGCTCTTCGCTCGGCACGTCGTGCCGGTGCGCAGATCTGGCTCGGAGCAGCAGCTCCGACTCGAGCGCAGCGGCTACACCCTCCTGTTGCGGATCCGGGCCGAGCAGCTGATGTCGATCCCGGAGCTGAGCGAGGCACTCGGCCTGGACGTCTCGACACTGAACCGACAGACCGCCGCGCTGCAGAAGTCCGGACATCTCGAGCGGGTCCCCGACCCGGCCGGTGGCATCGCCCGCAAGTTCCGGGTCACGGCCGCGGGGCTGGCCGACCTCGAGGCCGACCGTCAGGCCAGGGCTGCGGGCCTCCAGCGCCTGCTGAGCACCTGGTCGAAGGCCGACATCGACCAGTTCGCCGGGCACCTTCGTCGCTTCAACTCCGATCTGGAGAGCATCGACGGACGGCCCTGGCCGCGCGACTGA
- a CDS encoding serine hydrolase, protein MKKIHLSALLATGALAAGLLAPTAAQAAPATANPGDWPGLAQRLAPVVADAKADGVDLGLFVSDLSGGTFDDRTLYLGKQDSFTTASTIKLALAATVMHQVEAGQLALTDPATIAELEVVGGSGVLQNRPRPIATTVGEMLTLMIQVSDNTATNKLVDVVGGFNPINTLTESAGIAKSDLHFGRKMFGATVLPDGDLWSTPHGFKQLLDLYYDTSQGTITPGFLGRPSATSLIALMRGQTVKTKLGATIPGNILAHKTGENATVSHDLGFLLLSGREVSIGVFTSNTGGYPGDAWYAAADPYVQQVGAIVYDYVLRETGDGSPAPLPTPAATKTTISLNRSTVAYGKGGVRVTVRVSAATTPSGRVAVYSGTKLIKRGTLKKGRVRISLPRKLARGKHRIKVSYRPSGTKFAASTSGAEVLRVR, encoded by the coding sequence ATGAAGAAGATCCACCTCTCCGCCCTCCTCGCCACAGGAGCCTTGGCCGCCGGACTGCTGGCCCCGACGGCCGCGCAGGCCGCGCCCGCCACGGCGAATCCCGGGGACTGGCCGGGGCTGGCCCAACGACTCGCGCCGGTCGTGGCGGACGCGAAGGCCGACGGCGTCGACCTCGGGCTCTTCGTCTCCGACCTCAGTGGCGGGACGTTCGACGACAGGACGCTGTACCTCGGCAAGCAGGACTCGTTCACCACGGCGAGCACCATCAAGCTCGCCCTCGCGGCGACCGTGATGCACCAGGTCGAGGCCGGCCAGCTCGCCCTGACCGACCCGGCCACGATCGCCGAGCTCGAGGTCGTCGGGGGGTCCGGGGTGTTGCAGAACCGGCCCAGGCCGATCGCGACGACGGTCGGCGAGATGCTGACCCTGATGATCCAGGTCAGCGACAACACCGCGACCAACAAGCTCGTCGACGTCGTCGGCGGCTTCAACCCGATCAACACGCTCACGGAGTCCGCGGGGATCGCGAAGAGCGACCTGCACTTCGGTCGCAAGATGTTCGGGGCGACCGTGCTGCCCGACGGCGACCTGTGGTCCACCCCGCACGGCTTCAAGCAGCTGCTCGACCTGTACTACGACACCTCGCAGGGCACGATCACCCCGGGCTTCCTCGGGAGGCCGAGCGCCACGTCGCTCATCGCCCTGATGCGTGGACAGACCGTCAAGACCAAGCTCGGCGCGACGATCCCGGGCAACATCCTGGCCCACAAGACCGGTGAGAACGCGACGGTCAGCCACGATCTCGGCTTCCTGCTGCTGTCGGGCCGGGAGGTGAGCATCGGTGTCTTCACGAGCAACACCGGTGGCTACCCGGGAGACGCCTGGTACGCCGCGGCCGACCCGTACGTCCAGCAGGTCGGGGCGATCGTCTACGACTACGTCCTGCGCGAGACCGGCGACGGGTCGCCGGCTCCGCTGCCGACGCCGGCCGCGACGAAGACCACGATCTCGCTGAACAGGTCGACGGTGGCGTACGGCAAGGGCGGCGTGCGGGTCACGGTCCGGGTCAGCGCGGCCACCACCCCGAGCGGGAGGGTCGCGGTCTACAGCGGCACGAAGCTGATCAAGCGCGGCACCCTCAAGAAGGGACGGGTGCGGATCTCGTTGCCCCGCAAGCTCGCGCGCGGCAAGCACCGCATCAAGGTGAGCTACCGCCCGAGCGGCACGAAGTTCGCGGCGTCGACCTCGGGCGCCGAGGTGCTCCGGGTCCGCTGA
- a CDS encoding class I SAM-dependent methyltransferase, which translates to MTETVPDVQQVMNEYWSVRSGPYDDYQQRADRRDDDLAAWREVYAAALGESPLDVLDVGTGSGYVACVLADLGHRVTGVDLAEGMLERARAHADRMASPPAFLLGDAVAPPFPAASFDAVVNRYVAWTLREPDTALANWMTLLRPGGTLAVVDSNWFADGLHVGASDAFLRSYDEHVRQALPLAEAASIEPVAERVRAAGFVDVEVVELIRLHELDQQYGVAPDHEVQLQYLIRGTRP; encoded by the coding sequence ATGACCGAGACCGTCCCCGACGTGCAGCAGGTGATGAACGAGTACTGGAGCGTCCGCTCCGGCCCGTACGACGACTACCAGCAGCGCGCGGACCGGCGCGACGACGACCTCGCCGCCTGGCGGGAGGTGTACGCCGCCGCGCTCGGCGAGTCGCCGCTCGACGTGCTGGACGTGGGCACCGGCAGCGGGTACGTCGCCTGCGTCCTGGCCGACCTCGGCCACCGCGTCACCGGCGTCGACCTCGCCGAGGGCATGCTCGAGCGGGCCCGGGCGCACGCGGACCGCATGGCGAGCCCGCCGGCGTTCCTGCTCGGCGACGCCGTCGCACCGCCGTTCCCGGCCGCCTCGTTCGACGCGGTCGTGAACCGCTACGTCGCCTGGACGCTGCGCGAGCCGGACACCGCGCTGGCGAACTGGATGACGCTGCTCCGACCGGGCGGCACGCTCGCCGTCGTCGACTCGAACTGGTTCGCGGACGGCCTGCACGTGGGCGCGAGCGACGCGTTCCTCCGGTCGTACGACGAGCACGTGCGGCAGGCGCTGCCGCTGGCCGAGGCCGCCAGCATCGAACCGGTGGCCGAGCGGGTCCGGGCCGCGGGCTTCGTCGACGTCGAGGTGGTCGAGCTGATCCGGCTGCACGAGCTGGACCAGCAGTACGGCGTCGCCCCCGACCACGAGGTGCAGCTGCAGTACCTGATCCGCGGCACTCGCCCCTGA
- a CDS encoding alpha/beta hydrolase, which produces MGHVELLNATVDGPPEAPAIVFVHGFGCGQHMWRHVAPAFESDHRVVLLDLPGSGDAHPSTYDSARHARLEGYRDDLVALLHELDLGPVALVGHSVSAMIAVLVQIAHPELVDRLVLVTPSARYLDDPPYVGGFTASDIDDLLELMSRNHLGWQDPLATLVAGDPTSAAHDELEQAFCRTRPEIAAEFAAVTFRGDNRADLPKVSAPTVVLQAADDSVAPPSAATFVRDAIPGAGLEVIDTRGHCPQLTAPAETIAAIRRSLGAPHP; this is translated from the coding sequence ATGGGCCACGTTGAGCTGCTGAACGCGACCGTCGACGGCCCGCCGGAGGCCCCGGCGATCGTCTTCGTCCACGGGTTCGGGTGCGGTCAGCACATGTGGCGCCACGTCGCCCCCGCCTTCGAGTCCGACCACCGGGTGGTGCTCCTCGACCTCCCGGGCTCGGGTGACGCCCACCCGTCGACCTACGACTCGGCCCGGCACGCACGGCTCGAGGGCTACCGCGACGACCTCGTCGCGCTGCTGCACGAGCTCGACCTGGGACCCGTGGCCCTGGTGGGCCACTCGGTCTCGGCGATGATCGCCGTCCTGGTCCAGATCGCGCACCCGGAGCTGGTCGACCGGCTGGTCCTCGTCACCCCCTCGGCGCGCTACCTCGACGACCCGCCGTACGTCGGGGGCTTCACCGCGAGCGACATCGACGACCTGCTGGAGCTGATGAGCCGCAACCACCTCGGCTGGCAGGATCCGCTCGCGACCCTGGTCGCCGGCGACCCGACGTCCGCGGCGCACGACGAGCTGGAGCAGGCGTTCTGCCGCACCCGCCCCGAGATCGCCGCCGAGTTCGCGGCCGTGACCTTCCGCGGCGACAACCGGGCGGACCTGCCGAAGGTCTCCGCCCCGACGGTGGTCCTGCAAGCCGCCGATGACTCCGTCGCGCCCCCGAGCGCCGCCACCTTCGTCCGCGACGCCATCCCGGGCGCCGGCCTCGAGGTGATCGACACCCGGGGGCACTGCCCGCAGCTGACCGCGCCCGCCGAGACGATCGCGGCGATCCGCCGGTCGCTCGGTGCGCCTCACCCGTGA
- a CDS encoding SDR family oxidoreductase, with protein sequence MNMPESARRVALVTGGAGGIGAAVARLLLADGYAVGVLDLDQDALRTLAASLTEEHRARCLALTGDVAIAGGVEGALDRIVVELGPLTHVVAAAGVLRPGGLTTTSDDSWDTHLAVNAGGTFRTLRAAAAHASLEAVVVVSSNAADVPRTGMIAYAASKAAASAVARCAALELAEVGVRCNVVEPGSTDTSMQRDLWPDPAAGVAAAIEGDPASYRLGIPLRRLASPDDVADMVAFLLSPRARHVTLQRIRVDGGASL encoded by the coding sequence ATGAACATGCCGGAGTCCGCTCGACGCGTCGCCCTGGTCACCGGCGGCGCCGGTGGCATCGGGGCCGCCGTCGCCCGACTGCTGCTCGCCGACGGCTACGCCGTGGGTGTCCTCGACCTGGACCAGGACGCGCTGCGCACGCTCGCGGCGTCGCTGACCGAGGAGCACCGTGCGCGCTGCCTGGCCCTCACCGGCGACGTCGCCATCGCGGGTGGCGTGGAGGGTGCGCTCGACCGCATCGTCGTCGAGCTCGGTCCGCTCACCCACGTCGTCGCCGCGGCCGGCGTGCTGAGACCCGGTGGCCTGACCACCACGAGCGACGACTCCTGGGACACCCACCTGGCGGTCAACGCCGGGGGCACCTTCCGCACGCTGCGCGCGGCCGCCGCTCACGCCTCGCTCGAGGCCGTCGTCGTGGTGTCCTCCAACGCCGCCGACGTCCCGCGCACGGGCATGATCGCGTACGCCGCCTCGAAGGCCGCCGCGTCGGCCGTCGCCCGGTGCGCCGCGCTCGAGCTCGCCGAGGTGGGCGTCCGGTGCAACGTCGTCGAGCCCGGGTCGACCGACACGTCGATGCAGCGCGACCTGTGGCCCGACCCCGCAGCCGGCGTCGCCGCCGCGATCGAGGGCGACCCCGCGTCGTACCGGCTCGGCATCCCGCTGCGGCGACTGGCGAGCCCCGACGACGTGGCCGACATGGTCGCGTTCCTGCTCTCCCCCCGCGCGCGGCACGTGACGTTGCAGCGGATCCGGGTCGACGGCGGGGCGAGCCTGTGA
- a CDS encoding ABC transporter substrate-binding protein, producing MPKTIVTRLAALSAATALSLTLAGCGSGEDAAQDGGSAAGYPVTLENCGAEVTFHRAPEKAVLLKSATVPYLSELGVLDVVTARAGAYPRPYYDDATWAELEGIPTLSDDLDSSGHLQISKEVVLAEQPDVVFGEADNLTRDTLGAVDIALLEEPGLCPDPPADASFDDVSEQLRTYGRIFGVPDEAEAAAQRAEARVAEIVAGVAADEDRTAAVLYPTVGGGTTYAYGTRSMAHPQLVAAGLTNVFADVDERVFEVTLEELIGRNPDVLVLLHSDGDGAGVKDAITTMNGAQALAAVRDDQILVQLLNFSEPPSSLAVDGLERIVGHFAR from the coding sequence GTGCCCAAAACCATCGTCACCCGACTCGCTGCCCTGTCCGCCGCGACGGCACTCTCGCTGACCCTCGCCGGCTGCGGCTCGGGTGAGGACGCGGCGCAGGACGGCGGATCGGCCGCGGGCTACCCGGTGACGCTCGAGAACTGCGGTGCCGAGGTCACCTTCCACCGGGCACCGGAGAAGGCCGTCCTGCTCAAGTCGGCGACCGTCCCGTACCTGAGCGAGCTCGGCGTCCTCGACGTCGTCACGGCCCGTGCCGGCGCGTACCCGCGTCCCTACTACGACGACGCGACCTGGGCGGAGCTGGAGGGCATCCCGACCCTCAGCGACGACCTGGACTCGTCCGGTCACCTGCAGATCTCGAAGGAGGTCGTGCTGGCCGAGCAGCCCGACGTCGTGTTCGGCGAGGCCGACAACCTGACCCGCGACACGCTGGGTGCGGTCGACATCGCGCTGTTGGAGGAGCCTGGACTCTGCCCGGACCCGCCGGCGGACGCGTCCTTCGACGACGTCTCCGAGCAGCTGCGCACCTACGGCCGGATCTTCGGTGTCCCGGACGAGGCCGAGGCGGCGGCCCAGCGCGCCGAGGCGCGGGTCGCGGAGATCGTGGCCGGGGTCGCCGCCGACGAGGACCGCACGGCCGCGGTGCTCTACCCGACGGTCGGCGGGGGCACCACGTACGCCTACGGCACCCGCTCCATGGCTCATCCGCAGCTCGTGGCCGCGGGGCTGACCAACGTCTTCGCCGACGTCGACGAGCGGGTCTTCGAGGTCACGCTCGAAGAGCTGATCGGCCGCAACCCCGACGTCCTGGTCCTGCTGCACTCGGACGGCGACGGGGCCGGGGTGAAGGACGCGATCACCACGATGAACGGCGCCCAGGCGCTCGCCGCGGTCAGGGACGACCAGATCCTGGTGCAGCTCTTGAACTTCTCCGAGCCGCCGAGCTCGCTGGCCGTCGATGGGCTCGAGCGGATCGTGGGGCACTTCGCCCGATGA
- a CDS encoding iron ABC transporter permease, which produces MSTRAEAASVDDPLGRGVRRRRNAGVVGILGVLLLVSALIGVAVGPVWIPPHEVLDVVWSRLRGVGVDEVAPTPEIIVWDVRLPRVLLGVAVGAGLAVCGAALQAMVRNLLADPYLLGINSGASSGAAATILFGVGLGLGEHALAGSAFLGALAASLLVFVLSRTAGRITSVRLLLAGVAVGYALSALTSFLIFASGSAEGARSVMFWLLGSLALARWGGPLAALVVVVAVTVAVLSLWGRRLDALAIGDETALVLGVSPTRFRTQLLVVVSLCIGFVVAASGSIGFVGLVVPHLARRLVGAAHAWSVPTAALLGAIFLLWADLLSRMLLQPRELPIGIVTALVGAPFLLYLIRRQHPAG; this is translated from the coding sequence GTGTCGACCCGTGCCGAGGCGGCGTCGGTCGACGATCCTCTGGGCAGGGGCGTACGCCGACGTCGCAACGCCGGAGTGGTCGGGATCCTGGGGGTCCTCCTGCTGGTGAGCGCGCTGATCGGCGTCGCGGTCGGCCCGGTCTGGATCCCACCGCACGAGGTGCTGGACGTGGTGTGGTCCCGCCTGCGCGGCGTGGGGGTCGACGAGGTCGCGCCGACCCCCGAGATCATCGTGTGGGACGTCCGGCTGCCGCGGGTCCTCCTCGGAGTCGCCGTCGGTGCCGGCCTCGCGGTCTGCGGCGCGGCGTTGCAGGCGATGGTGCGCAACCTGCTCGCCGATCCCTACCTGCTCGGCATCAACTCGGGCGCCTCGAGCGGCGCCGCCGCCACGATCCTCTTCGGCGTCGGACTCGGACTGGGGGAGCACGCGTTGGCGGGCAGCGCGTTCCTCGGGGCGCTGGCCGCGTCGCTGCTGGTCTTCGTCCTCTCCCGGACGGCGGGTCGGATCACGTCGGTCCGACTGCTGCTCGCCGGGGTCGCGGTCGGGTACGCCCTCTCCGCGCTGACCAGCTTCCTGATCTTCGCCTCGGGCTCGGCCGAAGGCGCCCGGTCGGTGATGTTCTGGCTGCTGGGCTCGCTCGCCCTCGCCCGGTGGGGCGGTCCGCTGGCTGCCCTGGTCGTCGTGGTCGCCGTCACCGTGGCCGTCTTGAGCCTGTGGGGGCGCCGGCTGGACGCGCTGGCTATCGGCGACGAGACCGCCCTGGTGCTCGGGGTCTCACCCACCCGGTTCCGCACCCAGCTGCTCGTCGTGGTGTCGCTCTGCATCGGCTTCGTGGTCGCCGCCTCGGGCAGCATCGGCTTCGTCGGCCTCGTCGTACCCCATCTCGCGCGGCGGCTGGTCGGCGCGGCCCACGCCTGGTCGGTGCCCACCGCGGCGCTCCTCGGGGCGATCTTCCTGCTCTGGGCCGACCTGCTCTCCCGGATGCTCCTGCAGCCGCGCGAGCTCCCGATCGGGATCGTCACCGCGCTGGTCGGCGCCCCGTTCCTGCTCTACCTGATCCGTCGCCAGCACCCCGCCGGCTGA